The following DNA comes from Macrobrachium rosenbergii isolate ZJJX-2024 chromosome 5, ASM4041242v1, whole genome shotgun sequence.
AAAAGATCTTCCATCGCATTACAAATCCAGTggcggaagaggaagaaaatcataTCGTAGCTTAATGCTGAACACTATTCCATGTGCCACAAGCTACTTGTATGATTGTATCCGCtgaaaacctttcttttattCAGCTGTCACTTGCGAAGTCAATTTTGAGACGTAAGAAAGGAAGAATTCAGCTCGGTTGTGGACTCGGATCTATAAGtagcaataattttattataattgatgGCATTTCTGCGTTTTAAACTTTAAATCGCAGTACACTCTCAAAAATAGTCTTCATGACACAGATGGTTATAGAGAATGATGATTAGGTGTTTTGCAGTTCTTATTCGTCTTTGTGGTTAATATTTATCGAACAGTGAACTGCGTTTTCTGAGAATAGCCCTCCTTGTCAAACATAGTGGTTGATAATAGGGTTAgaatattttcctgtgtttcatTCATTCGTTAAATATCCTTATCTCTTCGATAAGTTGTTTATGACTTCTGTTTTGAAAGTGGTGAAAACATAGAAAAGCTGTTCTAATCACCTTGTTATTACCTTCTTAATATGGTCCTTCAATGCTTCTGATTTGTAAATTGCTAATGTCAATTGATTATATTCTGTTACAggcataaatatttttgtgtttaaatggCTTGGAATTCCAAACTGAATAGTAATTCATAGCAGACGTATATATATCTTACGAGTGTGGCAAGCACTGTAATCAACCTGGCATTACCAGGCTaaacgaaaattttatatatctgcccaaaacatacattattcatttcttgaCATATATCTAATGACCGTAATAGGAATATTGATTTCATCCTGTGATACGAAGAAGAATAGCAATGAGAATTATCGCTCTCGTTTAGTGGTTCaaaaggtggtggtttttaaatgaatttcatttatttacttttttatttattttttattacatatttatttatttagctttatgacttaaaaatttccttattttcatggCTTAGTGATTTCTAATGATAGGCGTGAAGTTGAGACCTCCGTTAGTTTCAGAGCTGTGTATTTTGTACTGttatcataaatgaattatcatatGCATTTTTGGTAGTCTTATCATAAAGTAACAGAACTTTGCTCATTTTCGCACTTGACGCAACCTTTCCGCGTGACACGGTCATTTCTATAATTATTACAGAAATGTGCAGAATGGTGGAGAACTGTCAGAAATAAAATACTAATCATATTCAGATATAATTAACTTAATTCCCTGCTTAGGACGCCCCTTACGTGACCTGCTGTTGTATATTATGCCCTTTGATGACGTTTGTTAGTCATTAATCACTCTTAGGAGTACTTGCATGTTTGTAGAGCAATTACTCGATTTCATTATTGTGGTAAGTAATTATGAACACCAATTTTCCAAAGTACCGCATATAGTGCGTGTTGTTGTAatgtattatttctctttttgtttatttatttatttatttttatatttatttatctatttatttgtttatttatctacagTCTCACCGTGTCGGACAAACTGATCAGTCTCCCATGGGCCGGATGCGTGGTAGTGCCTTGGGCCTGCAATATCGTGGTGCTGGTAAACGGAGGCAAGTAAATATTCCTGCAGCGAAATTCGGAGTTTCTCGTCAATTCTCGAGTCTTTCGGTGTTTTCTTCAAGTTGTCAAATGTAGCTATCAATCTAGCAGTAAATTCAGGGATATGACTCAAGTTTATGTACAGTAGATTGTGAAAGTGTCAGGGAAAATTTTAATACATTCAATTTAATATATCGCAAgacttttaaacaaaaatgtatgtaGCTTCATCGGGAGAATAATGAAGACATTAAGTTAAAAAGCACTTAGTCAATAGAGGACAACAAATCAATAAGTTGAAAAGCACTTAGTCAATAGGGGacatcaagttttatatatatatatatatatatatatatatatatatatatatatatatatatatatatatatatatatatatatatatatatatatatatatatatatatatacagtatatatagtatataaaatgatGTCTTCTATTGACTAAGTGCTTTTTTATTGTCTTCATTATTCTCCTGATGAAGCTACATACATTTTTTgtttagaagtatatatatatacatatatatatatatatatatatatatatatatatatatatatatatatatatatatatatatatatatataatttttccaaagCTATCAAATATTTCCACTACAGGAGGTAACAGCACTGATTTGGTCTTGGCGATGCTTAGAAGAAAAGCTCTGCAGATCCATTACCTGCCATCCAACTGTTCGGATCAGCATAGCTTTGCTTATTTTCTACTGCATAATGGGAGTCATGTCATTTGGTTTCCTCGTGCATCAGTTCATTAATAGCGCCGGCAGTAGCGTTTACTTTGGTAAGTTGCGTCACCTCCTTAAATAAAGTCCTTTGGATAATTCCGTacgaggtagcgccgtcagtgcatctcacgtggtgcattgtaggcattactataggttctttgcagcgtcccttcggcccctagctgcagccccattcatattctctttctttcatcttactttccaccctctcctaacaattgtttcatagattttcctcctgttgcacctttaaaacttttttactctcaatttcccattcaccgttgaatgacctcttgggttccaacgcttggcctttggcctaaatttcatattctaataCTGTACTATGGATAAGGCTGTTTTAgcaaaatcttaaattttttcaaTGTTTGTGCATgtggtctgtatatatatatatatatatatatatatatatatatatatatatatatatatatatatatatatatatatatatatatatatatatatatatatgtatgtatatgtgtgtgtgtgttagctgaAAATTGTAGGTAATTTATCACTAAGGAGTTTGTTGCTTATGTGTTCTATTTTTTGTGATGCTCTCCGCACTTCAAGTggtaacaaaattaaagaatgatCCAAGCTCCTGAAGGCTGGCATATCCAAATTTGAACAGGAGGAGAAATATAGTCCCATGCCTCCTTGGAGGTTATTAATCGTGATATGAAATATAACTGATTCCCTGTGGTTTCACCAACGCTATAGGCGTTACTACGGCAGTTAAATGCAACTCCAAACATTTCTTTTCCTCAGAAGCTATAGTATTCTTATTTTTCCAGAATGTAATCGCTTTTTGCTTGTCACGACGCCCACGTTTTTGGTAAAACTTTCTTTATAGTCCATACAGTTTCATGCACAGTCATGTTAACCAACAAAGCATACCAAAAACATCTTCCCCTTCACGGAGGTTATAAAACCGATACCATACTACCTTCTGCTGGGAGACAGAACTGCCAATTTATTTAGGAATGCTTCAAACCCAGCATAAGAGAAACCGCACAACCTAAGACCTTAAGTGAAATGACTTTTCGTGtgactgatttattgatttaattttccaAACTAGCATATAACTTTTTAGGTGGTCCGCGATCAATTACTCTAGAAACTGACGTCATCAACTACGAGGGAAGATTAAACCTTTTTGTGATATAAGCTGTGTGTTTCTAAACAATTGTCACTCTTTTACTTGCAGACATCTTCAAATTGCATATTGTCTACCGCGCATACATTTAAACTGCTAAATGGTTGTTCCGCGACCTACAACAATTGTATAACAAGTGAGAACGGACAGAAAATCAACTTTCCAGTGATGCCAAAGAACAGTAATTATAGGAAGAAAGTGTTAATAACACTGAGGACGtgaattcattcaaaattttatctaatgcaCTTCATTATCTAATGCACTGAGAACTGACAGAAAATCAACTTTCCAGTGATGCCAAAGAACAGTAATTATAGGAAGAAAGTGTTAATAACACCGAGGATGtgaattcattcaaaattttatctGATGCACTTCATTATCAGTCGATAATGAAGtgcattagataaaattttgaatgaatttaaatgacCTGAgcaagaaagatagagagagagagagagagagagagagagagagagagagagagagagagagagagagagagagagagagagagcgcacaaaCATCCGGTTAGGCTCACTGACTTGTTCTTCCAATTAATAAGAAAGCTTTCCTTGTCGGAATAATGTAGTCACTTTGACATTTTAATAGTGCCCCCACTGAAAATGTTACAGTAGATAGCGAAACAGATGTACAATatggattttatacaaaataaaatttactcatCTCTTTGAAATTTGCAGTATTAGACCGTCTTGGACACCTGAAGTAATGCAATCATATAACATATAGAAAGCAATGCAGTGTTTATACAGCTTTAATGTTCACCAACATGTGAGAAATTATTCTCCTGCACTTTGCATTTATACGTAGTTATGAGTTTTATTTAGTATGTCTATACATGTACACgttatagatatgtgtatgtacttgCGCATGTATTCAATAAATACTTAACTTTTCGATTCACAGTATGAACCTGTTTTGCTATTAATTGCAACCAGTAGAGTTcaaggtttgttttattgtacaGTTAGAGCACATTCGTCAAATTGTCTAGTACCCTGTTCATAATCAGGCTTTATTACTTGGGTTTCTTCAGGAAACTTAGTTCCTCCACCGTGGTCTTGGATTCTGCACGTGATCCAGCACTTCGGTATACTAACAACATGGTCAGGATATCTCATCTGTGAGGCATTTGTAATGCTGATTAACTACCACATATCCGAGTACTACAAGTCCGTCGACAGAGACATTGGAAAGGTGTTGAAAACTTGGGTTTCTGCTGCAGAGGAGGATCATTTAGGGCAGTCTTTCCACGACTTGGAGATGTCAAAGGTTAGTTGCACAAATTACACTTTATGTTTACCCTTTTCACATATCTGGCCACGCGTTCAGCACCCCTACACACTTACACATTTTCCACCCATTCAGTTCCTCTTACCCCGAATACACTACATGAACACTTCATCTTAAGTTTCAGCATTTTCCTCTCATTTGCATTCTACCTCTATTCGTCACCCCATGAAGGATATTTGACTCCACAGTCCCTTTATTCACTCCAGCTTTAGCTTTCCCCAACACACCTCTTCCAAACCTTTTGCTTCACCTATTCCGTGACCCACCTATCTTCTCGTCCTACTAACATCTGGTATATTTGCTCCCAAACACCTAGACTTGTCAGCATCCTTGCTAAcattccttttttgtatattctgGCTCCAAGTTTATTCTCACTACCATATTTTTGgtgatattctctttctccacttACAGTACTTTAAAACTTTTGTTACCAGTGTCTGTATCTTCCCTTCACTAGCGTGATGAACACTATCAAAATAACACATCAGCCTCTCCTTACGTtattcctgactttttttttatctcacaacTTCTCGCTTTGTCTCCGGCCCCCTCTGTagcctctgtaaaaaaaatatgaaacagtcTTAGGCCTACTGGTACACCAAACCATTCACTCTCGTGTATTGAAACTCAAACTTgacttttatcacaaaaacttgATTCCTCTCAGCAAATTGTATTTTACACCACACACCCTCCCCATTGCACCTTTAtaagttctttgtttttatagGAAGACTTAGAAAATAATGGAATGAAGGAAGTATTGTGAAGACAAGACCTTGATATTCAGGATACCTGAGAGTTTATGCAAGATAGAGGTGCATGGCGCAGCATGTGTAAAAGGGTACActgcgctgctgatgagccttctgtataAGTGGATGAAGTGGCTGAAATTTTGTTGAAGTTTTGGGCATATGGGGTTCATCCACGGTTCATCAGCTAAATTGTAAAAGTGGTAGTGATCAACATGACTTTTCTTCAGAAGCGCCCATCTTAGGGTAAGAGCATGATGttaaaaacacgcacacatactcacacaaacatacacatacatacatatgatatatatatatatattatatatatatatatatatatatatatatatatatatatatatatatatatatatatatatatatatatatatatatatatatatatatatatatatatactgtatatatatatatgcatatatagagagagagagagagagagagagagagagagagagagagagagagagagagagagagagagagaggctcggtTCTCTAGTGAAGCAGAATGATATAGGTGCGTTCTATTAAAACCCATTGTACTCTGTTGACCTAAGAAATGaattatgtacatagttgttAGTCACCGATGGCGATTCACAAGTTAATTGGTGCGGTTTTATACATAAGTTCCTGGAACAGCAACATTACCCAGAAAGCTGAAAGGAGCCACCATTTGTAAGGGGGATTTCACTTCCAGTTCTCTGAAAACCTTTGTGAGAAGACATTGGTAGCCCCATGCTCCCTTTCGTGGTTGCAACCCTCCCCAGTTTGCATAACCTCCAGTTAATTCAAATACAGCTTAGGCCAACAGAAGTGCAATGGAGTTTCCAGGAAATAGGCCTGAGTggtttaatatgtgtgtgtgtgatcgatCTATGCTGTCTCACTAATAAGGTAAATTTTAAATCACAGAACCACGGTGACCCCTTAGATATACACTCACTCAtgcgcacacacatgcatatgtgtatatatatatatatatatatatatatatatatatatatatatatatatatatatatatatacatgtatatatacatatatatatatatatatgcatatatattatatttataatctaataaaaggagcccatataagcgccaaaatgtagaaaattaatgctgtaatttcggagaacaactgtctccctttacagtgtagagggagacagttgttcttcgaaaatatagcattaactttctacattttggcgtttgtatgggctccttttattagatggaattctgttttaacataaaatatttcacagtcatatatatatatatatatatatatatatatatatatatatatatatatatatatatttgtattatacacacacacacacacacacacacacacatatatatatatatatatatatatatatatatatatatatatatatatatatatatatatatatattgagtaaaaTTGAGTAAACACACAAGTAGAAGGTCGATTACATATAGGCTAGGTTTAAAGTCACGGAAGTGGAAGGAGAGTACATAGGGAGTTTGTAATATTACCTGTTGGGTCATAGGGGCAGgaggatttatttgtttttaataggaGGATTAGGGCATAAAAGGAGTAAGTAGTAGGATGAGCAAATAAAAgatttagtgaaagaaaaaaggagattTTTTATGAGGTGCAGTTACATGACAAAAGAGGAGATGAAATGCCTGCATACAGGTTGATAGGTAGGGTACTAAAAGGAAGTACAAGAATTCATGCAAGGTACTGTTGAGTGGCGCACTGTGTAGGAGTGACTGATGcactgttgatgagccttctgtgtaggggTATAAGGCAGATAATACTGTTTATGTTTTACTGCAGAGTAAGTTAGTAAAaagttcagcagttaaagtataaatgtggcagtgaccattgtgATGCTTTTTCTCGAGAACCCCCACTGTCAGGGGAACCGTCTTTTTTTggtagaatatataaatatattgtttttaggCATTTAAGCTACAGTTAATTTTCAAGAAGTTTTTTCCATTCTTAGGAAAATAGCCCGTTGGTCACTCAAAAGTCTATAAAACCCTATCGAAACGAAGCATCGGAAGACATTGGTTTCCAGGAAGTTAAATTCAAGCCGGCAATGGTGAACCTTATTTCCATGAGAGTATCGTCCCTGGGACATTCCTATGAAAGCGTCGAAAGTCATAGCAAAGAAGAATTCATTCGGCTTTGGGATATGTtcgaggaaatcgagaagttggtCGACGAATTCAACAGGTTGTTCAGCTTGATCATGCTTTTGACATTTTCCTCGTACTTGCTGATGGTTTGCGGTCTTCTCGTCCCTGTTATGAAAGTaagttcattttttcattgaCTTTTTGCTTATTAGAGTTACTGTCTCTGCCTACATCCTTGCCATGTAGCTGGcatgatataaattttaataaaaaaaaaaaaaaggaacagaattGAATTCAGTATCAAAAtccttgtggaaaaaaaaatattaccccgTGTATTTTGGATTTTCTAAGTTAAACAAACGTAACTGCTTTCCAGAAATTATCATGATAATGTGACTAGGATGTGTGTAATTTATACCATTGATTTCAGACAAATTGGTGGCTAGTTTTATCGGAACGGTGTGGTTTGTTCATttgaaattcatatgtatatttactttcatGCACAGGAATTTATGAGGCCCTCAAGATATACTCCCTTTATTTCTTGCTTGAATGTGACCGATGATTTGTTTGCTCGCAAAATAGACCTGTTCTTTGAACCTACGAGGACTTGCACAAATTATTAATTCATTCCCTTCCTCCATTTTAAAGGGATATCGTTAGTACCTCtctgcttatttattttagtgGTAAAATATAAGAGAACTCTGGATTTCAGAATTTGTTATCCTGCAAGGACTGAATAACCGAATCTCGtcattgtatattattttcatgttaaccTGTCGATTTAGTGACTGGATTAGCAAGAGAACGCCTGTATGTAGCGTTGTTGCAGTAATTATTGAAGTTCATGTCTACAGCCTATTAACGCTGATTGAATGTTCAATAAGAAATTATGATTAACCACCTCTAGCAAGCTTTCCGTTATATTTATTGGAAAACCTAAGTACTCTCCACTCTTTCTTGCCATAATAACGTTAGCGGATTCGTATTACTGTAGTTTTAACAGAATCTCTTGAAAACATGCAGCCTTTTTACTTCTCGACGCCTGTAAAATAACTAAACTTGATACAGAGCACCATAATTAGATTAAGTATTCATCGTCGTATAGACAGATAGTATAAAGGTTGACTCTCCTGTTAGTGTAAAGGTTGACTCTCACAACAGGATACCCAGTGTACACTGATTTATTTTAAGTTGGCTTTAAGCCAGTATGAGCTCTTGCCTGTAGTGCAGCTCATAATTGTCAAGATTTGAGCCACATTAGGTACTATATGTGGATGGAATTATAGTTATAGTTGGTAGGCCTGGTGGTGATCTGGGCCAGGTGAAACAGGTGACGAGGGTGACGCACAAGCACATGGCTGTGAGGGTACTCCGTGATTGGTGGGCTGCCGAACTTGCCATTTAAACCTGGGTTCGTCAGCAACGAAGCCTGGAACTTACAATggattgttttatttcctttcatggaGCATGTTTGCATGTACCTGAAATATTGTGCAGTGCTGGTACGTCGTATATTGTTAAC
Coding sequences within:
- the LOC136838644 gene encoding uncharacterized protein isoform X3 — protein: MKMFDKARKVSSCVATGKAPPSYIERDLCWIFSISRLFGVWPLRNGKTADTKGPRSKDSKELNKLGVFHQEMSWLSWPPYICVFTTLFFTWSIGYQTANTVFLFIKSNLTVSDKLISLPWAGCVVVPWACNIVVLVNGGEVTALIWSWRCLEEKLCRSITCHPTVRISIALLIFYCIMGVMSFGFLVHQFINSAGSSVYFGNLVPPPWSWILHVIQHFGILTTWSGYLICEAFVMLINYHISEYYKSVDRDIGKVLKTWVSAAEEDHLGQSFHDLEMSKENSPLVTQKSIKPYRNEASEDIGFQEVKFKPAMVNLISMRVSSLGHSYESVESHSKEEFIRLWDMFEEIEKLVDEFNRLFSLIMLLTFSSYLLMVCGLLVPVMKIAKQNTRLALYGKSCHLLEAVMNRQSVTMEHGISAWGFFTVKRETLLTFLSLIASYVVIMLQS
- the LOC136838644 gene encoding uncharacterized protein isoform X1, which produces MKMFDKARKVSSCVATGKAPPSYIERDLCWIFSISRLFGVWPLRNGKTADTKGPRSKDSKELNKLGVFHQEMSWLSWPPYICVFTTLFFTWSIGYQTANTVFLFIKSNLTVSDKLISLPWAGCVVVPWACNIVVLVNGGEVTALIWSWRCLEEKLCRSITCHPTVRISIALLIFYCIMGVMSFGFLVHQFINSAGSSVYFGNLVPPPWSWILHVIQHFGILTTWSGYLICEAFVMLINYHISEYYKSVDRDIGKVLKTWVSAAEEDHLGQSFHDLEMSKENSPLVTQKSIKPYRNEASEDIGFQEVKFKPAMVNLISMRVSSLGHSYESVESHSKEEFIRLWDMFEEIEKLVDEFNRLFSLIMLLTFSSYLLMVCGLLVPVMKAKPGDPFPWGYFGNAIFYVARIPMLVLCPSRVHEFSASLQETIAKQNTRLALYGKSCHLLEAVMNRQSVTMEHGISAWGFFTVKRETLLTFLSLIASYVVIMLQS
- the LOC136838644 gene encoding uncharacterized protein isoform X5, yielding MKMFDKARKVSSCVATGKAPPSYIERDLCWIFSISRLFGVWPLRNGKTADTKGPRSKDSKELNKLGVFHQEMSWLSWPPYICVFTTLFFTWSIGYQTANTVFLFIKSNLTVSDKLISLPWAGCVVVPWACNIVVLVNGGEVTALIWSWRCLEEKLCRSITCHPTVRISIALLIFYCIMGVMSFGFLVHQFINSAGSSVYFGNLVPPPWSWILHVIQHFGILTTWSGYLICEAFVMLINYHISEYYKSVDRDIGKVLKTWVSAAEEDHLGQSFHDLEMSKENSPLVTQKSIKPYRNEASEDIGFQEVKFKPAMVNLISMRVSSLGHSYESVESHSKEEFIRLWDMFEEIEKLVDEFNRLFSLIMLLTFSSYLLMVCGLLVPVMKICMRLLPPHSTFAGNK
- the LOC136838644 gene encoding uncharacterized protein isoform X2, giving the protein MKMFDKARKVSSCVATGKAPPSYIERDLCWIFSISRLFGVWPLRNGKTADTKGPRSKDSKELNKLGVFHQEMSWLSWPPYICVFTTLFFTWSIGYQTANTVFLFIKSNLTVSDKLISLPWAGCVVVPWACNIVVLVNGGEVTALIWSWRCLEEKLCRSITCHPTVRISIALLIFYCIMGVMSFGFLVHQFINSAGSSVYFGNLVPPPWSWILHVIQHFGILTTWSGYLICEAFVMLINYHISEYYKSVDRDIGKVLKTWVSAAEEDHLGQSFHDLEMSKENSPLVTQKSIKPYRNEASEDIGFQEVKFKPAMVNLISMRVSSLGHSYESVESHSKEEFIRLWDMFEEIEKLVDEFNRLFSLIMLLTFSSYLLMVCGLLVPVMKAKPGDPFPWGYFGNAIFYVARIPMLVLCPSRVHEFSASLQETVSIVMESMAEDCNTNRCSEAFL
- the LOC136838644 gene encoding uncharacterized protein isoform X4, translating into MKMFDKARKVSSCVATGKAPPSYIERDLCWIFSISRLFGVWPLRNGKTADTKGPRSKDSKELNKLGVFHQEMSWLSWPPYICVFTTLFFTWSIGYQTANTVFLFIKSNLTVSDKLISLPWAGCVVVPWACNIVVLVNGGEVTALIWSWRCLEEKLCRSITCHPTVRISIALLIFYCIMGVMSFGFLVHQFINSAGSSVYFGNLVPPPWSWILHVIQHFGILTTWSGYLICEAFVMLINYHISEYYKSVDRDIGKVLKTWVSAAEEDHLGQSFHDLEMSKENSPLVTQKSIKPYRNEASEDIGFQEVKFKPAMVNLISMRVSSLGHSYESVESHSKEEFIRLWDMFEEIEKLVDEFNRLFSLIMLLTFSSYLLMVCGLLVPVMKVSIVMESMAEDCNTNRCSEAFL